One Campylobacter massiliensis DNA window includes the following coding sequences:
- a CDS encoding MOSC domain-containing protein, translating into MAFVKALLIGKARQYGSVAATDELGKAWRSAIFKNAQTGEIYANELGFEGDEVADTKHHGGVNKAVFANSLENYPAWEAYLGLKNLPLGAMGENLTVSGLDENSVNVGDVHKIGSLVLQVTQPRKPCFKLAKRWGNANLAKEIFATGLTGWYYKVLENGSCKAGCEIEILQKNENALSVMQINKLFLNPSENLDLLPKFRALEALPASWQDDINRRLNGSYSTAFMEKL; encoded by the coding sequence ATGGCATTCGTAAAAGCGCTTTTGATAGGTAAAGCAAGGCAGTACGGTAGCGTGGCGGCTACGGATGAGCTGGGCAAGGCGTGGCGCTCGGCAATATTTAAAAATGCGCAGACGGGCGAAATCTACGCAAACGAGCTTGGCTTTGAGGGCGACGAGGTCGCCGACACCAAGCATCATGGCGGCGTAAATAAAGCCGTGTTTGCAAACTCGCTAGAAAACTATCCCGCGTGGGAAGCTTATCTTGGGCTTAAAAATTTGCCGTTAGGCGCGATGGGCGAAAATTTGACCGTTAGCGGACTAGATGAAAATAGCGTAAACGTGGGCGACGTGCATAAAATCGGCTCATTAGTACTACAAGTAACCCAGCCGCGAAAACCGTGCTTTAAGCTCGCAAAACGCTGGGGAAATGCAAATTTAGCCAAAGAGATTTTTGCTACCGGATTAACCGGCTGGTACTATAAAGTGCTTGAAAACGGGTCGTGCAAGGCCGGCTGCGAGATAGAGATCCTGCAAAAAAACGAAAATGCTCTAAGCGTAATGCAGATAAATAAACTGTTTTTAAATCCGAGCGAAAATTTGGATTTGTTGCCTAAATTTAGAGCTCTTGAAGCGCTACCTGCTAGCTGGCAGGACGATATAAATAGGCGCTTAAACGGCTCGTATAGCACAGCTTTTATGGAAAAACTTTGA
- a CDS encoding Dyp-type peroxidase yields MQINSQEVTQAPGNNTVFQTWLLSGDENACKKGFERLCALVVNLNKTAKVRFGAEANVNCVIGIGHDAWLKLGLPQPLPKELVNFKAIKGDKHEAVSTAGDIHVHIRALDAADCFDMAQNIKAELFKFAKLADETQGFKYHDGRAIIGFVDGTENPNGEDRDYFAKVGDEDAKFKGGSYVFVQKYKHKMREWNATSVSEQEKVIGRTKADDIEMSEDEKPSNSHSAAANVGDDKKVVRGNMPFVEGSLTGTYFIAYASTFSTVEAMLNKMFIGEPRGNSDRLLDFSTPVTGALFFAPTFDMLSSYSAE; encoded by the coding sequence ATGCAAATAAATTCGCAAGAAGTAACGCAGGCGCCGGGAAACAACACCGTCTTTCAAACTTGGCTGTTAAGCGGCGACGAAAACGCCTGTAAAAAGGGCTTTGAGAGGCTTTGCGCTTTGGTCGTAAATTTAAATAAAACGGCTAAAGTAAGGTTTGGCGCGGAGGCGAACGTAAACTGCGTAATCGGCATCGGACACGACGCGTGGCTAAAACTAGGACTTCCGCAGCCGCTACCAAAAGAGCTTGTAAATTTTAAAGCGATAAAAGGCGACAAGCACGAAGCCGTGAGCACCGCGGGCGATATCCACGTGCATATTAGGGCGCTTGATGCGGCGGATTGCTTTGATATGGCGCAAAATATAAAGGCCGAGCTTTTTAAATTTGCCAAGCTCGCAGACGAAACTCAGGGTTTTAAATACCACGACGGCAGAGCGATTATTGGATTTGTGGATGGAACTGAAAATCCAAACGGCGAGGATAGGGATTATTTTGCCAAAGTCGGCGACGAGGACGCGAAATTTAAGGGTGGAAGCTATGTGTTTGTACAAAAATATAAACACAAAATGAGAGAGTGGAATGCAACTAGCGTGAGCGAGCAAGAAAAGGTCATCGGCCGCACGAAAGCAGACGACATCGAGATGAGCGAGGATGAAAAGCCTAGCAACTCTCACTCCGCCGCGGCAAACGTAGGAGATGATAAAAAAGTCGTTCGCGGAAATATGCCTTTTGTCGAGGGAAGCTTGACGGGGACGTACTTTATCGCGTATGCTAGCACGTTTTCGACGGTTGAAGCGATGCTAAATAAGATGTTTATCGGTGAGCCGCGCGGCAACTCGGATAGACTACTTGATTTTAGCACGCCGGTCACCGGAGCGCTCTTTTTCGCTCCTACTTTTGATATGCTCTCAAGCTATAGCGCAGAGTAG
- a CDS encoding helicase IV — translation MSFDVPKILIVLLLIVIILLALKLFKKQKIKQTRYKSDSGDTVKSRAELIVANWLFYRGIDFIYEKKAPTKERVVSDFYLTQSEIYIEFWGLETPQYLKRKSKKIKIYKKNRLKLIQMNDDSLRDLNAFFAKEFARLGAKYQIKPKQ, via the coding sequence ATGAGCTTTGACGTACCAAAAATTTTAATCGTTTTGCTGCTGATTGTAATTATTTTGCTGGCTTTAAAGCTATTTAAAAAGCAAAAAATCAAGCAAACTAGATACAAAAGCGATAGCGGCGATACAGTAAAAAGCCGTGCCGAACTCATCGTGGCAAATTGGCTGTTTTACCGCGGCATAGATTTTATCTACGAGAAAAAAGCGCCGACCAAAGAGCGCGTCGTTAGCGATTTTTACCTTACGCAAAGCGAAATTTATATCGAATTTTGGGGTCTTGAGACGCCGCAATACCTAAAAAGAAAAAGCAAAAAAATCAAAATTTACAAGAAAAATCGCCTAAAGCTTATCCAAATGAACGACGATAGCCTGCGAGATTTAAACGCATTTTTCGCTAAAGAATTTGCAAGGCTCGGCGCAAAATATCAAATCAAGCCAAAACAGTAA
- a CDS encoding response regulator transcription factor, whose amino-acid sequence MYSKIKNILNGVNLLIVEDDESLRESIKISVENYVSEVYACANAKEALEVFEAKDVNLVLSDINMPHMNGLEMAARIRGLDKDVPIIFLTAYDSDENVLSAIELGSFGVLKKPFEKRELIMEMSFAANKFKNDFAEVDLKNGFKFNAFSRQLTKENEPVALTKKEQNLLHLFLKNQGRVVSFEMIEACVWQEGSCTADAIRSFVYKLRKKLYPELIQNAQGSGYALVLAEQNQRTVSQTSYI is encoded by the coding sequence GTGTATAGCAAAATAAAAAATATCTTAAACGGCGTAAATTTGCTCATCGTCGAGGACGACGAGAGCCTGCGCGAAAGCATCAAAATATCGGTCGAAAACTACGTGAGCGAGGTTTACGCCTGCGCAAACGCCAAAGAAGCGCTGGAGGTTTTTGAAGCAAAGGACGTAAATTTGGTGCTCTCAGATATCAACATGCCGCATATGAACGGGCTTGAGATGGCGGCTCGTATAAGGGGGCTGGATAAGGACGTGCCCATTATATTTCTCACCGCATACGATAGCGACGAAAACGTGCTTAGCGCGATAGAGCTGGGTAGCTTTGGCGTACTAAAAAAGCCCTTTGAAAAGCGCGAGCTCATCATGGAAATGAGCTTTGCGGCGAATAAATTTAAAAACGATTTTGCGGAGGTCGATCTAAAAAACGGCTTTAAATTTAACGCCTTTAGCAGGCAGCTAACAAAGGAAAACGAGCCTGTGGCGCTAACGAAAAAAGAGCAAAATTTACTCCATCTTTTTCTCAAAAATCAAGGGCGCGTCGTGAGCTTTGAGATGATCGAGGCGTGCGTCTGGCAGGAGGGTAGCTGCACCGCCGACGCGATACGAAGCTTTGTGTATAAACTACGCAAAAAACTCTATCCAGAACTCATCCAAAACGCGCAGGGCAGCGGATATGCGCTTGTCCTAGCCGAGCAAAATCAACGAACCGTGAGTCAAACGAGCTATATCTGA
- a CDS encoding PAS domain-containing sensor histidine kinase: MTSRATKSNASGPSEVARAFAKTLNLGLLYADKKGVIKFINKKFERIFALAPKVFYGAKFDEMITAAQGLSELKSFENLKNSPLNSSDFVVKKGDKSFRLNVSNVLEGGIKFDGFILAVTDVTHEAELEKKELEHRRSVLVHAKTALVGEMINSISHQQRQPLSALGLYLDNIDECAREGEFEHIPAQIAACKKSLRLMDETIKAFRNFYASGEGAAKFDLVNIINELILIVRPELNSHGIELKFAHDGGKCELKSVASYVRQILLSLLSNAKDALVESGCETPQILIELKRSGGLFCVSVSDNGSGVKADSDKIFEPFFTTKNIGTGTGLNVARELAVKKLGGSLELESAANPTKFTLFLGEI, translated from the coding sequence TTGACATCGCGGGCTACAAAGAGTAACGCAAGCGGGCCTAGCGAGGTCGCGCGAGCCTTTGCTAAGACGCTAAATTTGGGGCTTTTGTATGCGGACAAAAAGGGCGTCATAAAATTTATAAATAAAAAATTCGAGCGGATTTTTGCTCTAGCGCCCAAGGTTTTTTACGGAGCGAAATTTGACGAGATGATCACTGCGGCGCAGGGGCTTAGCGAGCTAAAAAGCTTTGAAAATCTCAAAAATAGCCCGCTAAACTCAAGCGATTTTGTAGTAAAAAAGGGCGATAAAAGCTTCAGGCTAAACGTCTCAAACGTGCTTGAGGGCGGGATAAAATTTGACGGATTTATCCTCGCAGTCACCGACGTCACGCACGAAGCGGAGCTCGAAAAAAAGGAGCTTGAGCATAGGCGCTCGGTGCTAGTTCACGCCAAAACCGCGCTGGTAGGCGAGATGATAAACTCCATCTCGCATCAGCAGCGCCAGCCTCTAAGCGCGCTGGGACTGTATCTGGACAATATCGATGAGTGCGCGCGCGAGGGCGAATTTGAGCACATACCGGCTCAAATCGCAGCCTGCAAAAAGAGCCTAAGACTCATGGATGAAACGATAAAGGCGTTTAGAAATTTTTACGCCAGCGGCGAGGGTGCGGCAAAATTTGACCTCGTTAATATCATAAACGAGCTTATTTTGATAGTGCGACCCGAGCTAAACTCTCACGGTATCGAGCTAAAATTTGCTCATGATGGCGGCAAGTGCGAGCTAAAAAGCGTCGCTAGCTACGTGAGGCAGATCTTACTCTCTTTGCTCTCAAACGCCAAGGACGCGTTGGTTGAAAGCGGATGCGAAACGCCGCAAATTTTGATCGAGTTAAAGAGATCGGGCGGGCTATTTTGCGTGAGCGTGAGCGATAACGGCAGCGGGGTTAAGGCGGATAGCGATAAAATTTTCGAGCCGTTTTTTACGACGAAAAATATAGGCACGGGCACGGGGCTAAACGTAGCTAGGGAGCTCGCCGTAAAAAAGCTAGGCGGCTCGCTGGAGCTTGAAAGTGCGGCGAATCCGACTAAATTTACGCTATTTTTAGGCGAAATTTAG
- a CDS encoding DUF4230 domain-containing protein, producing the protein MIDVTSLILAILLAVCVFTIFRFNKALKTAQKPSTTQIGTEISQLKSIGELSVFQVYSKEIVTKTDHAFGSFGKEYLRWLVSEKKLSMIFEFEINFIYDLTSPRLEIVNVASEEYLIKMPPCKYKFSIANMKFYDEKNGKFIPFLLPDSLNGFFGSSFSEEDKNRLIEEARAEVEKMSVRLINQLQSKIHKSARDTLEAIAKSFGARAVRFEFNDEDEQVRLNLQNVA; encoded by the coding sequence ATGATAGATGTTACAAGCCTTATTTTGGCAATTTTGCTGGCGGTTTGCGTATTTACGATTTTTAGATTTAACAAAGCCTTAAAAACCGCGCAAAAGCCCTCTACGACGCAGATTGGCACCGAGATATCGCAGCTAAAATCCATCGGCGAGCTATCCGTTTTTCAGGTCTATAGCAAAGAGATCGTGACCAAGACCGATCATGCATTCGGCAGCTTCGGCAAGGAGTACCTGCGCTGGCTGGTGAGCGAGAAAAAGCTCTCGATGATATTTGAGTTTGAGATAAACTTCATCTACGACTTAACGAGCCCGCGCCTAGAGATCGTAAACGTCGCGAGCGAGGAGTATCTCATCAAGATGCCGCCTTGCAAATACAAATTTTCGATCGCGAATATGAAATTTTACGACGAGAAAAACGGCAAATTTATCCCGTTTTTGTTGCCTGATTCGCTAAACGGATTTTTCGGTAGCAGCTTTAGCGAGGAGGATAAAAACAGGCTCATCGAGGAGGCGCGCGCCGAGGTCGAAAAGATGTCCGTACGCCTAATAAATCAGCTCCAGTCCAAGATCCACAAATCCGCGCGCGATACGCTAGAGGCGATCGCAAAGAGCTTTGGGGCTAGGGCGGTGAGATTTGAGTTTAACGACGAGGACGAGCAGGTTAGGCTAAATCTGCAAAACGTGGCGTGA
- a CDS encoding bifunctional 3,4-dihydroxy-2-butanone 4-phosphate synthase/GTP cyclohydrolase II gives MDRVEQAINDIKNGKMVVMVDDEDRENEGDLVFAATFSDTQKVNFAITHAKGVLCLALNEEIAGRLDLNLMVDKNTSCHETAFTVTIDAKNTTTGVSAYERDVTIRLAADPMSKPEDFVRPGHIFPLIAKKGGVLSRTGHTEGSVDLCKLAGLTQAAVICEIVKEDGNMARRPDLEEFCDKFGLNMVSVSELVQYRLKHESLIEIKEKNAAKIAGFDALKCDILDHKGERHYAFVFGEIKEKTAVKFHQISSDVELLCSDKFDDLRDSLEYLSKNGGVAVFLQGEEKSGEQVKDYGIGAQILHKLGVSRIELLSANKNKDFVALKGFGLDIAGYKE, from the coding sequence ATGGATAGAGTAGAGCAGGCCATAAACGACATCAAAAACGGCAAAATGGTCGTCATGGTCGACGATGAGGATCGTGAAAACGAGGGCGATCTGGTATTTGCGGCGACCTTTAGCGACACGCAAAAGGTAAATTTCGCCATAACTCACGCAAAAGGCGTGCTGTGCCTCGCGCTAAACGAGGAGATCGCGGGTCGCCTTGATCTAAATTTGATGGTGGATAAAAACACGTCCTGCCACGAGACGGCGTTTACCGTCACCATAGACGCCAAAAACACGACCACGGGCGTGAGCGCATACGAGCGCGACGTCACGATCCGCCTGGCAGCCGATCCGATGTCAAAGCCCGAGGATTTCGTGCGACCTGGGCATATTTTCCCGCTCATCGCTAAAAAAGGCGGCGTGCTAAGCCGCACGGGGCACACCGAAGGCTCGGTCGATCTATGCAAGCTTGCCGGACTAACGCAAGCAGCCGTTATCTGCGAGATCGTAAAAGAGGACGGAAATATGGCTCGCAGACCCGATCTAGAGGAGTTTTGCGATAAATTTGGGCTAAATATGGTCTCGGTTTCCGAGCTAGTTCAATACCGCTTAAAACACGAAAGCCTAATCGAGATAAAAGAAAAAAACGCGGCTAAGATAGCGGGCTTTGACGCCCTAAAATGCGATATCCTAGATCACAAAGGCGAGCGACACTATGCTTTTGTTTTCGGCGAGATAAAGGAAAAAACCGCGGTCAAATTTCATCAAATTTCAAGCGATGTGGAGCTACTGTGCTCGGATAAATTCGACGATTTGCGAGATTCGCTCGAGTATCTATCCAAAAACGGCGGCGTCGCGGTGTTTTTGCAAGGCGAGGAGAAGTCCGGCGAACAGGTCAAGGACTACGGCATCGGCGCGCAAATTTTACACAAACTAGGCGTCAGCCGTATCGAGCTTTTAAGCGCGAATAAAAACAAAGATTTCGTCGCGTTAAAGGGCTTTGGGCTTGACATCGCGGGCTACAAAGAGTAA
- a CDS encoding cytochrome C has protein sequence MKKILLSSLLACSLFAAGEVYSPSVKDVYADATSQKSIGRLLPTNGVKILATQGDRVKISVKGYQNPAVSNVVYFSDSERVIAVAFAKTATPDIKVVKKGANGKWDEVETVVYTQKDGFTNDLGGLFAKGGEIYKESCGVCHSLHQTTHYKANQWPNLLKSMIARTAIGKDDEWLVIQYLQKHSADVNVAKK, from the coding sequence ATGAAAAAAATCCTACTATCAAGCTTGCTCGCCTGTTCGCTCTTTGCAGCGGGCGAGGTGTATAGCCCATCAGTAAAAGACGTTTACGCCGATGCGACGTCGCAAAAAAGCATAGGCAGGCTCTTGCCGACGAACGGGGTTAAAATTTTAGCCACGCAGGGCGACCGCGTGAAAATCTCCGTCAAAGGTTACCAAAATCCCGCCGTTAGCAACGTTGTTTATTTTAGTGACTCCGAGCGCGTCATCGCCGTTGCGTTTGCCAAAACCGCGACGCCTGATATAAAGGTCGTAAAAAAGGGCGCAAACGGCAAATGGGACGAGGTTGAGACCGTTGTCTACACGCAAAAAGACGGCTTTACGAACGACCTAGGCGGCCTTTTTGCTAAGGGCGGCGAGATTTACAAAGAGAGCTGTGGCGTGTGCCATTCGCTACATCAAACCACGCACTACAAGGCAAATCAGTGGCCTAACCTGCTAAAATCGATGATCGCGCGAACGGCGATCGGCAAAGACGACGAGTGGTTGGTGATACAGTACTTGCAAAAGCACTCTGCCGACGTGAACGTGGCGAAAAAGTAA